The Deinococcus koreensis genome window below encodes:
- a CDS encoding ABC transporter permease — MLTGALLPWVLLRPNRLAPGDFLRLPAPWIALALLLAVAPALSARLRRDWVWLPACAALLLGLWLLGERTQAALVEQAPFARASAAGGLWLYLLGAGGAVFGARQAAGGPLTRTLAWIWLPGAAALLLSGHLSAWSVLVEGRNEGGRWVQELGQHLRLVGSALGLATLIGVPLAVWASGRERVALTVLGLANGVQTIPSLALLGLLIAPLSALATALPALRQLGISGIGIAPALSAMTLYALLPVVRNGIVALRGVPAGAVDAARGMGMTASQRFWRVQLPLALPVWLAGIRQAAVLLVGVAAVAALIGAGGLGTYIFKGLQSAAADLILLGAVPAAALALLVDAALRGLELLLGRRLGRVS, encoded by the coding sequence ATGCTGACGGGCGCGCTGCTGCCCTGGGTGCTGCTGCGCCCCAACCGTCTGGCGCCCGGCGACTTCCTGCGGCTGCCCGCTCCCTGGATCGCCCTGGCCCTGCTGCTGGCCGTAGCGCCGGCCCTGAGTGCCCGGCTGCGGCGAGACTGGGTGTGGCTGCCGGCGTGCGCCGCTCTGCTGCTGGGGCTATGGCTGCTGGGCGAGCGCACGCAGGCGGCCCTGGTCGAGCAGGCGCCCTTCGCGCGGGCGAGCGCGGCCGGCGGGCTGTGGCTGTACCTGCTGGGGGCCGGGGGCGCGGTGTTCGGCGCGCGTCAGGCGGCTGGCGGGCCGCTGACCCGGACTCTGGCCTGGATCTGGCTGCCCGGCGCGGCGGCGCTGCTGCTGAGCGGGCACCTGTCGGCCTGGTCCGTGCTGGTCGAGGGCCGCAACGAGGGCGGGCGCTGGGTGCAGGAACTGGGCCAGCACCTGCGGCTGGTGGGCAGCGCCCTGGGGCTGGCCACGTTGATCGGGGTGCCGCTGGCGGTCTGGGCCTCGGGCCGCGAGCGCGTGGCGCTCACCGTGCTGGGGCTGGCCAACGGGGTTCAGACCATTCCCAGTCTGGCGCTGCTCGGCCTGCTGATCGCGCCGCTCTCGGCCCTGGCCACCGCCCTGCCGGCGCTGCGGCAACTGGGGATCAGCGGCATCGGGATCGCGCCGGCCCTCAGCGCCATGACCCTGTACGCGCTGCTGCCCGTGGTTCGCAACGGCATCGTGGCGCTGCGGGGCGTGCCGGCCGGCGCGGTGGATGCGGCGCGCGGCATGGGCATGACCGCCTCCCAGCGCTTCTGGCGGGTGCAGCTTCCGCTGGCGCTGCCGGTCTGGCTGGCCGGCATCCGGCAGGCGGCCGTGCTGCTGGTGGGTGTGGCCGCCGTGGCCGCCCTGATCGGGGCGGGGGGGCTGGGCACCTACATCTTCAAGGGCCTGCAGAGCGCCGCCGCCGACCTGATCCTGCTGGGCGCCGTGCCGGCCGCCGCGCTGGCCCTGCTGGTCGACGCGGCGCTGCGCGGCCTGGAACTGCTGCTGGGCCGGCGGCTGGGGAGGGTGTCGTGA
- a CDS encoding HU family DNA-binding protein, which yields MAKASKPAASKPAAKKPAAKAAPKKGAASSSKIAKTQIIDMVADKTSLNKKQAGDAVATMLDAIVGALRGGQSVGLPGLGTLSVAQTAARTGVRPGTSQKITIPAGKKVRFKVASTLKGTL from the coding sequence ATGGCCAAAGCCAGTAAACCCGCAGCCAGTAAACCCGCCGCGAAGAAGCCCGCCGCCAAGGCCGCCCCGAAGAAGGGCGCCGCCAGCAGCAGCAAGATCGCCAAGACGCAGATCATCGACATGGTGGCGGACAAGACCAGCCTGAACAAGAAACAGGCCGGCGACGCCGTGGCGACGATGCTCGACGCGATCGTGGGCGCGCTCCGGGGCGGCCAGAGTGTGGGCCTCCCCGGCCTGGGCACCCTGAGCGTGGCGCAGACCGCCGCGCGCACGGGCGTCCGCCCGGGCACCAGCCAGAAGATCACCATTCCCGCCGGCAAGAAGGTTCGTTTCAAGGTCGCCAGCACCCTGAAAGGCACGCTCTAA
- a CDS encoding glycine betaine ABC transporter substrate-binding protein encodes MKTILSLTLAALVSSAAAKPIVVGSKLDPEAQILGQMILLTLKNAGLEVTDKTNLGDTGVNRKAILAGEIDVYPEYTGNAVYLFPQAKIGPKQAGNPGTIYGLARQLDAKNGITWLRPANVNNTWVIAVPQALATSAKLSTVADLAKYLKGGGKFKIAGSPEFFNRPDTMPAFEAAYGFKLSAEQKLSLAGATPPQTQQAAASGTNGVNAAMAYGTDGTLSALKLVALKDPKGAQAVYQPAPIIRTETLKANPQITALLNKTFAGLSATVMQGLNAQVALEGRTAQDVASTYLKSKGLIK; translated from the coding sequence ATGAAGACCATCCTGAGCCTGACGCTGGCCGCCCTGGTGAGCAGCGCCGCCGCCAAACCGATCGTGGTGGGCAGCAAACTCGACCCGGAAGCCCAGATCCTGGGGCAGATGATCCTGCTGACCCTGAAAAACGCCGGCCTGGAGGTCACCGACAAGACCAACCTGGGCGACACGGGCGTGAACCGCAAGGCCATCCTGGCCGGCGAGATCGACGTGTATCCCGAGTACACCGGCAACGCGGTCTACCTGTTTCCCCAGGCCAAGATCGGCCCCAAGCAGGCCGGCAACCCCGGCACCATCTACGGCCTGGCGCGGCAGCTGGACGCCAAGAACGGCATCACGTGGCTGAGGCCCGCCAACGTCAACAACACCTGGGTGATCGCCGTGCCGCAGGCGCTGGCCACGAGCGCCAAGCTGAGCACCGTGGCGGATCTGGCGAAGTACCTCAAGGGCGGCGGCAAGTTCAAGATCGCCGGCAGCCCGGAGTTCTTCAACCGGCCCGACACCATGCCGGCCTTCGAGGCCGCCTACGGCTTCAAGCTCTCGGCCGAGCAGAAGCTCTCGCTGGCCGGGGCGACGCCGCCGCAGACCCAGCAGGCCGCCGCCAGCGGCACCAACGGCGTGAACGCGGCGATGGCCTACGGCACCGACGGCACCCTGAGCGCGCTGAAGCTGGTCGCGCTGAAAGATCCCAAGGGCGCCCAGGCGGTGTACCAGCCCGCGCCGATCATCCGCACCGAGACCCTGAAGGCCAACCCGCAGATCACGGCACTGCTGAACAAGACCTTCGCGGGCCTGAGCGCCACGGTCATGCAGGGCCTGAATGCCCAGGTGGCGCTGGAGGGCCGCACGGCCCAGGACGTGGCCAGCACCTACCTGAAGTCCAAGGGCCTGATCAAGTGA